One genomic region from Solwaraspora sp. WMMD792 encodes:
- a CDS encoding IPT/TIG domain-containing protein, with the protein MKRVAGLSLAALLGTAGGLAVTATPAHAAPGDAQARGVVVDLSAEVLGVPVVQANAVIGSATAPPGGGTDTETLIDITLPGAIGVTADGTVLEVSATRGPISSFASSSVADVSLNILGLNVLTATAVEAAVSCPYLGPQTADTTLTGLTVFGSAEVLVPNGPSLDASAAVTVPGLVGASLDVSLSRVETVAADSAAAATIVLTAELSGEILGVPVVIPVGTVIIAEATCERPAAPAPPTASSIDPDSGPQSGGQTVTITGSGFVPNGTSVTFDGVPATDVVVDPSGTSLTAVTPPGAVGPADVVVTTDGGSTDPLAYTYLADGSDAVVTGLDPDFGPTSGGTTVTITGSGFTGATGVTFDGVAGSGFAVNPAGTEITVVTPPGAAGPADVVITFPAGTADAGIFTYVPPTPTASSIDPDSGPQSGGQTVTITGSGFVPNGTSVTFDGVPATDVVVDPSGTSLTAVTPPGAVGPADVVVTTDGGSTDPLAYTYLADGSDAVVTGLDPDFGPTSGGTTVTITGSGFTGATGVTFDGVAGSGFAVNPAGTEITVVTPPGAAGPADVVITFPAGTADAGIFTYVPPTPTASSIDPDSGPQSGGQTVTITGSGFVPNGTSVTFDGVPATDVVVDPSGTSLTAVTPPGAVGPADVVVTTDGGSTDPLAYTYLADGSDAVVTGLDPDFGPTSGGTTVTITGSGFTGATGVTFDGVAGSGFAVNPAGTEITVVTPPGAAGPADVVITFPAGTADAGIFTYVPPTPTASSIDPDSGPQSGGQTVTITGSGFVPNGTSVTFDGVPATDVVVDPSGTSLTAVTPPGAVGPADVVVTTDGGSTDPLAYTYLADGSDAVVTGLDPDFGPTSGGTTVTITGSGFTGATGVTFDGVAGSGFAVNPAGTEITVVTPPGAAGPADVVITFPAGTADAGIFTYVPPTPTASSIDPDSGPQSGGQTVTITGSGFVPNGTSVTFDGVPATDVVVDPSGTSLTAVTPPGAVGPADVVVTTDGGSTDPLAYTYLADGSDAVVTGLDPDFGPTSGGTTVTITGSGFTGATGVTFDGVAGSGFAVNPAGTEITVVTPPGAAGPADVVITFPAGTADAGIFTYVPPTIDSVVPDSGPNTGGTTVTITGSGFTGATDVTFGGVPGTDLVVDPSGTSLTVVTPPGPVGPVDVVVVLPGDDAVAPDGFTYSGGPAPVIDSVDPGQGPANGGTTVVVGGGGFIPGQTTVTICGKTIPANNVTVNSSGTSLTFVTPPCDVKNTTITVTTPNGTSNEIAFRYVGLPVTGTATTNLITSGGALVALGISLLLLTRRRANRA; encoded by the coding sequence ATGAAACGAGTAGCCGGCCTTTCCCTGGCCGCGCTGCTCGGGACCGCTGGCGGCTTGGCGGTCACCGCCACGCCGGCCCACGCCGCCCCCGGTGATGCGCAGGCCAGAGGGGTGGTCGTCGACCTGTCCGCAGAGGTCCTCGGGGTTCCTGTGGTCCAGGCGAATGCCGTGATCGGCTCGGCGACCGCCCCGCCCGGCGGTGGCACCGACACCGAGACCCTGATCGACATCACCCTGCCCGGTGCCATCGGCGTCACCGCCGACGGCACCGTGCTGGAGGTCAGCGCGACCAGAGGTCCGATCTCCTCGTTCGCCTCATCGTCGGTCGCCGATGTGTCGTTGAACATTCTTGGCCTGAACGTGCTGACCGCCACGGCCGTCGAGGCTGCGGTCAGTTGCCCGTACCTCGGTCCACAGACCGCTGACACGACGCTGACCGGACTGACCGTGTTCGGCTCGGCGGAAGTCCTGGTCCCCAACGGGCCGAGCCTCGACGCGAGCGCCGCCGTGACGGTGCCGGGGCTGGTCGGGGCGAGCCTCGACGTGTCGTTGTCGCGTGTCGAAACCGTAGCCGCCGACAGTGCGGCGGCGGCCACCATCGTGCTCACCGCCGAACTCTCGGGTGAGATTCTCGGTGTGCCGGTGGTCATTCCGGTCGGAACCGTGATCATCGCGGAGGCCACCTGTGAGCGCCCCGCCGCGCCGGCGCCGCCGACGGCGTCGTCGATTGATCCGGATTCTGGTCCGCAGTCTGGTGGTCAGACGGTGACGATCACGGGTTCGGGGTTTGTGCCGAATGGTACGTCGGTGACGTTTGATGGGGTGCCGGCGACGGATGTGGTGGTGGATCCGTCGGGTACGTCGTTGACGGCGGTGACTCCGCCGGGTGCTGTTGGTCCGGCGGATGTGGTGGTGACCACTGATGGTGGTTCGACTGATCCGTTGGCGTACACGTATCTGGCTGATGGTTCGGATGCGGTGGTGACCGGGCTGGATCCTGATTTCGGGCCGACGTCTGGTGGGACGACGGTGACGATCACGGGTTCGGGTTTCACTGGGGCGACCGGTGTCACGTTCGATGGCGTGGCGGGTTCGGGGTTTGCGGTGAATCCGGCTGGTACGGAGATCACGGTGGTGACTCCGCCGGGTGCTGCTGGTCCGGCTGATGTGGTGATCACGTTCCCGGCTGGTACGGCGGACGCGGGAATCTTCACCTATGTGCCGCCGACGCCGACGGCGTCGTCGATTGATCCGGATTCTGGTCCGCAGTCTGGTGGTCAGACGGTGACGATCACGGGTTCGGGGTTTGTGCCGAATGGTACGTCGGTGACGTTTGATGGGGTGCCGGCGACGGATGTGGTGGTGGATCCGTCGGGTACGTCGTTGACGGCGGTGACTCCGCCGGGTGCTGTTGGTCCGGCGGATGTGGTGGTGACCACTGATGGTGGTTCGACTGATCCGTTGGCGTACACGTATCTGGCTGATGGTTCGGATGCGGTGGTGACCGGGCTGGATCCTGATTTCGGGCCGACGTCTGGTGGGACGACGGTGACGATCACGGGTTCGGGTTTCACTGGGGCGACCGGTGTCACGTTCGATGGCGTGGCGGGTTCGGGGTTTGCGGTGAATCCGGCTGGTACGGAGATCACGGTGGTGACTCCGCCGGGTGCTGCTGGTCCGGCTGATGTGGTGATCACGTTCCCGGCTGGTACGGCGGACGCGGGAATCTTCACCTATGTGCCGCCGACGCCGACGGCGTCGTCGATTGATCCGGATTCTGGTCCGCAGTCTGGTGGTCAGACGGTGACGATCACGGGTTCGGGGTTTGTGCCGAATGGTACGTCGGTGACGTTTGATGGGGTGCCGGCGACGGATGTGGTGGTGGATCCGTCGGGTACGTCGTTGACGGCGGTGACTCCGCCGGGTGCTGTTGGTCCGGCGGATGTGGTGGTGACCACTGATGGTGGTTCGACTGATCCGTTGGCGTACACGTATCTGGCTGATGGTTCGGATGCGGTGGTGACCGGGCTGGATCCTGATTTCGGGCCGACGTCTGGTGGGACGACGGTGACGATCACGGGTTCGGGTTTCACTGGGGCGACCGGTGTCACGTTCGATGGCGTGGCGGGTTCGGGGTTTGCGGTGAATCCGGCTGGTACGGAGATCACGGTGGTGACTCCGCCGGGTGCTGCTGGTCCGGCTGATGTGGTGATCACGTTCCCGGCTGGTACGGCGGACGCGGGAATCTTCACCTATGTGCCGCCGACGCCGACGGCGTCGTCGATTGATCCGGATTCTGGTCCGCAGTCTGGTGGTCAGACGGTGACGATCACGGGTTCGGGGTTTGTGCCGAATGGTACGTCGGTGACGTTTGATGGGGTGCCGGCGACGGATGTGGTGGTGGATCCGTCGGGTACGTCGTTGACGGCGGTGACTCCGCCGGGTGCTGTTGGTCCGGCGGATGTGGTGGTGACCACTGATGGTGGTTCGACTGATCCGTTGGCGTACACGTATCTGGCTGATGGTTCGGATGCGGTGGTGACCGGGCTGGATCCTGATTTCGGGCCGACGTCTGGTGGGACGACGGTGACGATCACGGGTTCGGGTTTCACTGGGGCGACCGGTGTCACGTTCGATGGCGTGGCGGGTTCGGGGTTTGCGGTGAATCCGGCTGGTACGGAGATCACGGTGGTGACTCCGCCGGGTGCTGCTGGTCCGGCTGATGTGGTGATCACGTTCCCGGCTGGTACGGCGGACGCGGGAATCTTCACCTATGTGCCGCCGACGCCGACGGCGTCGTCGATTGATCCGGATTCTGGTCCGCAGTCTGGTGGTCAGACGGTGACGATCACGGGTTCGGGGTTTGTGCCGAATGGTACGTCGGTGACGTTTGATGGGGTGCCGGCGACGGATGTGGTGGTGGATCCGTCGGGTACGTCGTTGACGGCGGTGACTCCGCCGGGTGCTGTTGGTCCGGCGGATGTGGTGGTGACCACTGATGGTGGTTCGACTGATCCGTTGGCGTACACGTATCTGGCTGATGGTTCGGATGCGGTGGTGACCGGGCTGGATCCTGATTTCGGGCCGACGTCTGGTGGGACGACGGTGACGATCACGGGTTCGGGTTTCACTGGGGCGACCGGTGTCACGTTCGATGGCGTGGCGGGTTCGGGGTTTGCGGTGAATCCGGCTGGTACGGAGATCACGGTGGTGACTCCGCCGGGTGCTGCTGGTCCGGCTGATGTGGTGATCACGTTCCCGGCTGGTACGGCGGACGCGGGAATCTTCACCTATGTGCCGCCGACGATCGATTCGGTGGTGCCGGATTCGGGTCCGAACACGGGTGGTACCACGGTGACGATCACGGGTTCCGGGTTCACTGGGGCGACTGATGTGACGTTCGGTGGTGTGCCGGGGACCGATCTGGTGGTGGATCCGTCGGGTACGTCGTTGACGGTGGTGACGCCGCCGGGGCCGGTGGGTCCGGTTGATGTGGTGGTGGTGTTGCCGGGTGACGACGCGGTCGCTCCGGACGGGTTCACCTACTCGGGTGGCCCGGCACCGGTGATCGACTCGGTCGACCCTGGACAGGGACCGGCCAACGGCGGGACCACAGTGGTCGTCGGAGGCGGCGGGTTCATCCCGGGTCAGACGACCGTGACGATCTGCGGCAAGACGATTCCAGCAAACAATGTCACGGTCAACAGTTCCGGGACCTCGCTGACCTTCGTCACTCCGCCGTGCGACGTCAAGAACACGACCATCACGGTGACCACACCGAACGGCACCTCGAACGAGATCGCCTTCCGGTACGTGGGGCTGCCGGTCACCGGTACGGCGACCACGAACCTGATCACCAGCGGTGGCGCGCTCGTGGCGCTCGGTATCTCGTTGCTCCTGCTCACCCGCCGTCGGGCGAACAGGGCGTGA
- a CDS encoding class I SAM-dependent methyltransferase, with the protein MTDYLALNRASWDERAPAHAASPDYRVAQLIADPALLSEVVRFDLPRLGDLTGVRGVHLQCHIGTDTLSLARLGATMTGLDLSGASLAEARRIAAATQTPIEYVEADVYRAVEVLGAGGFDLVFTGIGALCWLPSVTRWAETVVGLLRPGGRLFLREGHPALWAVDETRPDGLLVLDLPYFETDRPLVWNEDGTYVDTDTSFTHNLTHSWNHGVGEIFTALTGVGMQVTMLVEHDSVPWNALPGRMVKGDDGEWRLTERPERFPLSYTLQAVRVS; encoded by the coding sequence ATGACCGACTATCTGGCGCTCAACCGGGCCAGCTGGGACGAGCGCGCGCCGGCGCACGCCGCCTCACCGGACTACCGGGTGGCGCAGCTGATCGCCGACCCGGCACTGCTCAGCGAGGTGGTGCGGTTCGACCTGCCGAGGCTCGGCGACCTGACCGGCGTACGCGGGGTGCACCTGCAGTGCCACATCGGCACCGACACGCTGTCGCTGGCCCGGCTCGGCGCGACCATGACCGGCCTGGACCTTTCCGGCGCGTCCCTGGCCGAGGCGCGGCGGATCGCCGCCGCGACGCAGACCCCGATCGAGTACGTCGAAGCCGATGTCTACCGCGCCGTCGAGGTGCTCGGCGCGGGCGGCTTCGACCTCGTCTTCACCGGGATCGGCGCGCTGTGCTGGCTGCCGAGCGTGACCCGGTGGGCGGAGACGGTGGTTGGGCTGCTGCGGCCGGGTGGCCGGCTGTTCCTGCGGGAAGGGCACCCGGCGCTGTGGGCGGTCGACGAGACCCGCCCGGACGGCCTGCTCGTGCTCGACCTGCCGTACTTCGAGACGGACCGACCGCTGGTGTGGAACGAGGACGGCACCTACGTCGACACCGACACAAGTTTCACCCACAACCTGACCCACTCCTGGAACCACGGCGTCGGGGAGATCTTCACCGCGCTCACCGGTGTCGGGATGCAGGTGACTATGCTGGTCGAGCACGACAGTGTGCCGTGGAACGCGCTGCCCGGCCGGATGGTCAAGGGCGATGACGGCGAGTGGCGGTTGACCGAACGACCGGAGCGGTTCCCGCTCAGCTACACCCTGCAGGCGGTACGGGTCAGCTGA
- a CDS encoding ABC transporter ATP-binding protein, which produces MSRTDDAGGTADRDASRSDDGQPDWRGVSDRAADEVSGADDGGPVDNARVRARSRALLGSLTRPHRRMIAVAVGLLLLQNAAAMAGPYLVMLGIDRAIPPLTDDGDAGPLVAIAVAFAVATVAEYVGKRSFLILSARIGQAILLDLRQRVYRHFLNLSVSFHERYTSGRVVARLTSDMDSISELVNGGIDDLVLAGLSVVSVAAILLWLDLPLALVTLLAFPFLVWMSIWFARASTVAYRRTRETVALLIVHFVESLGGVRAVHAFRREPRNQEIFSEVNTGFQRASLHAFRLIAIYSPSLKGIGNVAVAMVLTFGGWQVLQGRTEIGVLAAFLLYLRRFFEPMQELSQFYNSLQSATAALEKLSGVLDERPDVAEPARPRPLPQPVRGAVRLHAVSFGYRPDRLVLPELTLRIPAGQTVALVGATGAGKSTIAKLVARLYDPVSGSVTLDGVDLREIAGRDLRRNVIMVTQENHLFAGSVADNIRFGRPDATDAEVEAAARAIGAHEFIAGLPDGYATDVHRRGGRLSAGQRQLVAFARAVLADPAVLILDEATSSLDVPTERLVQRALQTMLNGDQSDGGRNGDGLGANGRPTGHGRTALVIAHRLSTVQIADRVLVLDDGRIVEDGRPADLIADGGRYAVLHHQWRDSLS; this is translated from the coding sequence GTGAGCCGGACCGACGATGCCGGCGGCACCGCGGACCGTGACGCGAGCAGGTCCGACGATGGTCAGCCGGACTGGCGCGGCGTCTCCGACCGGGCGGCGGACGAGGTCAGCGGCGCAGACGACGGCGGTCCGGTCGACAACGCCCGGGTCCGGGCCCGCAGCCGGGCGCTGCTCGGCTCGCTGACCCGGCCGCACCGGCGGATGATCGCGGTGGCGGTCGGCCTGCTGCTGCTGCAGAACGCTGCCGCGATGGCCGGTCCGTACCTCGTGATGCTGGGCATCGACCGGGCCATCCCGCCGCTGACCGACGACGGCGACGCGGGGCCGCTGGTCGCGATCGCCGTCGCCTTCGCGGTCGCCACCGTCGCCGAGTACGTCGGCAAGCGCAGCTTCCTGATCCTGTCTGCCCGGATCGGTCAGGCGATCCTGCTCGACCTGCGTCAGCGGGTGTACCGGCACTTCCTCAACCTGTCGGTCAGCTTCCACGAGCGGTACACCTCCGGCCGGGTGGTCGCCCGGCTGACCAGTGACATGGACTCGATCTCCGAGCTGGTCAACGGCGGCATCGACGATCTGGTGCTCGCCGGGCTGTCGGTGGTCTCGGTGGCGGCGATCCTGCTCTGGCTGGACCTGCCGCTGGCCCTGGTGACGCTGTTGGCGTTCCCGTTCCTGGTGTGGATGTCGATCTGGTTCGCCCGCGCCTCCACCGTCGCCTACCGGCGTACCCGGGAGACCGTGGCGCTGCTGATCGTCCACTTCGTGGAGTCGCTCGGCGGGGTCCGGGCCGTGCACGCGTTCCGGCGCGAGCCCCGCAACCAGGAAATCTTCTCCGAGGTCAACACTGGCTTCCAGCGGGCCAGCCTGCATGCGTTCCGGCTGATCGCGATCTACTCACCGAGTCTCAAAGGCATCGGCAACGTGGCTGTCGCGATGGTGCTCACCTTCGGCGGTTGGCAGGTGCTGCAGGGCCGCACCGAGATCGGCGTGCTCGCCGCGTTCCTGCTGTACCTGCGCCGGTTCTTCGAGCCGATGCAGGAGCTGAGCCAGTTCTACAACTCGCTGCAGTCGGCGACCGCGGCGCTGGAGAAGCTCTCCGGCGTGCTCGACGAGCGGCCGGACGTCGCCGAGCCGGCGCGGCCGCGTCCGCTGCCGCAGCCGGTACGCGGCGCGGTGCGGCTGCACGCCGTCTCGTTCGGCTACCGGCCGGACCGTCTGGTGCTGCCCGAGCTGACCCTGCGGATCCCGGCCGGCCAGACGGTCGCGCTGGTCGGGGCCACCGGGGCCGGCAAGTCGACGATCGCCAAGCTGGTGGCCCGACTCTACGACCCGGTCAGCGGGTCGGTCACCCTCGACGGTGTCGACCTGCGTGAGATCGCCGGCCGCGACCTGCGGCGAAACGTGATCATGGTGACGCAGGAGAACCACCTCTTCGCCGGCAGCGTCGCGGACAACATCCGGTTCGGCCGCCCGGACGCGACCGACGCCGAGGTCGAGGCCGCGGCGCGAGCGATCGGCGCGCACGAGTTCATCGCCGGACTTCCCGACGGGTACGCCACCGACGTGCACCGACGCGGCGGGCGGCTGTCCGCCGGGCAGCGGCAGCTGGTCGCCTTCGCCCGGGCGGTGCTGGCCGACCCGGCGGTGCTGATCCTCGACGAGGCGACCTCCTCGCTGGACGTGCCGACCGAGCGCCTGGTGCAGCGGGCGTTGCAGACCATGCTCAACGGCGACCAGAGCGACGGTGGCCGCAACGGGGACGGGTTGGGGGCCAACGGCCGGCCGACCGGCCACGGGCGTACCGCGCTGGTCATCGCGCATCGACTGTCGACGGTGCAGATCGCCGACCGGGTGCTGGTCCTCGACGACGGGCGGATCGTCGAGGACGGCCGGCCCGCCGACCTGATCGCCGACGGCGGCCGGTACGCCGTGCTGCACCACCAGTGGCGGGACAGCCTCAGCTGA
- a CDS encoding ABC transporter ATP-binding protein, with protein MDAVPDRSSPRRRAVHNLWRLRRYLRPYLGQLGWLLAAAAAATGAGIAIPLVIAEVVDGPVAAGDPAGLLLLGGLALLLGVVEAVLIFIRRWTQSASSIGMEGTIRDDIYTHLQRLPVTFHDQWQSGQLLSRAISDLSVIRRFLSFGLLFLILNSATYLTVVALLLHLHWPLGLVVAASAVPLYLFSRQFTRAYLRVSRRMQDQQGDLATLVEESAQGLRTIISFGRGPYLTARFTDLARELHDTAVGKGRLLAHASARYDLVPNASLAVVLVAGAGAVADQQLTIGQLVAFVTLQLMLIWPIKSLGWIISHAQEAMTAADRIQEVLDTPPSIVDRPDAVRIRVAEVRGELRFDNVTFGYPGTPEPVLRGVDLTVRPGETLAIAGLTGSGKTSLVSLVPRLYDVTGGRITLDGHDLRDLRLDELRRCVGVAFEDPTLFSMSVRENLTLGRPDATDAEVHAAVRLAQADFVHDLPWGLRTRIGEQGLSLSGGQRQRLALARAVLGRPRVLVLDDPLSALDVHTEALVEQALRRVLVGTTALLVVHRPSTVALADRVALLDAGRIAAVGTHTELLATVPAYRAVLSADGPGLVRSR; from the coding sequence GTGGACGCCGTACCCGACCGATCTTCGCCCCGGCGGCGCGCCGTCCACAATCTCTGGCGGCTGCGCCGCTACCTGCGCCCGTACCTCGGTCAACTCGGTTGGCTACTGGCGGCCGCCGCAGCCGCGACCGGAGCCGGCATCGCCATCCCGCTGGTCATCGCCGAGGTGGTGGACGGCCCGGTGGCCGCCGGTGATCCCGCCGGTCTGCTGCTCCTCGGTGGACTCGCTTTGCTGCTCGGCGTCGTCGAGGCGGTGCTCATCTTCATCCGGCGGTGGACACAGAGTGCCTCGTCGATCGGGATGGAAGGCACCATCCGCGACGACATCTACACCCACCTGCAGCGGCTCCCGGTCACCTTCCACGACCAGTGGCAGTCCGGGCAGTTGTTGTCCCGGGCGATCAGCGATCTGTCGGTTATCCGACGCTTCCTCTCCTTCGGTCTGCTGTTCCTGATCCTCAACTCGGCGACCTACCTGACCGTGGTGGCGTTGCTGCTGCACCTGCACTGGCCGTTGGGGCTGGTGGTGGCGGCCAGCGCCGTACCGCTCTACCTGTTCAGCCGCCAGTTCACCCGCGCCTACCTGCGGGTGTCCCGACGAATGCAGGACCAGCAGGGTGACCTGGCCACCCTGGTCGAGGAGTCCGCGCAAGGGCTGCGGACCATCATCTCGTTCGGGCGCGGGCCGTACCTCACCGCACGCTTCACCGACCTGGCCCGAGAGCTGCACGACACCGCGGTCGGCAAGGGCCGGCTGCTCGCCCACGCGTCGGCCCGCTACGACCTGGTGCCGAACGCGAGCCTCGCGGTCGTGCTGGTCGCCGGGGCCGGCGCCGTCGCCGACCAGCAGCTCACCATCGGTCAGCTGGTCGCCTTCGTCACCCTGCAGCTGATGCTGATCTGGCCGATCAAGTCGCTGGGCTGGATCATTTCGCACGCCCAGGAGGCGATGACCGCCGCCGACCGGATCCAGGAGGTGCTGGACACCCCGCCGTCGATCGTCGACCGGCCGGACGCCGTCCGGATCCGGGTCGCCGAGGTCCGCGGCGAGCTGCGCTTCGACAACGTCACCTTCGGCTACCCGGGTACGCCGGAGCCGGTGCTGCGCGGCGTGGACCTCACCGTACGGCCGGGTGAGACGCTGGCCATCGCCGGCCTGACCGGCAGCGGCAAGACCAGCCTGGTGTCGCTGGTGCCGCGACTGTACGACGTCACCGGCGGTCGGATCACCCTGGACGGTCACGACCTGCGCGACCTGCGCCTCGACGAGCTGCGCCGGTGCGTTGGCGTGGCGTTCGAAGATCCCACCCTGTTCTCGATGTCGGTTCGGGAGAATCTGACCCTCGGCCGGCCGGACGCCACCGACGCGGAGGTGCACGCCGCCGTCCGGTTGGCGCAGGCCGACTTCGTCCACGACCTGCCCTGGGGGTTGCGGACCCGGATCGGCGAGCAGGGGCTCTCACTGTCCGGCGGGCAGCGGCAACGACTCGCGCTGGCCCGGGCGGTGCTGGGCCGACCCCGGGTGCTGGTGCTCGACGACCCGCTGTCCGCCCTGGACGTGCACACCGAGGCGCTGGTGGAGCAGGCGCTGCGCCGGGTGCTGGTAGGCACCACCGCGCTGCTGGTGGTGCACCGGCCGTCCACGGTCGCGCTGGCCGACCGGGTGGCGCTGCTGGACGCGGGCCGGATCGCGGCCGTCGGCACCCACACCGAACTGCTCGCCACCGTGCCCGCCTACCGGGCCGTACTCTCCGCCGACGGGCCCGGCCTGGTCAGGTCCCGGTGA
- a CDS encoding methylated-DNA--[protein]-cysteine S-methyltransferase codes for MTTPSTLDTSTVATAVGPLTLIADPDGALRAAGFTADPDDLLALVHPDLRGPVRRRADLGDVTRAVRSYLSGELTAIDQLTVCQHGGPFQRTAWSALREVKPGEPVSYTAFALRSGRPAAVRAAAGACARNAVALVVPCHRVLRGDGTLGGYRWGLPIKKWLLDHESQVTFAGQ; via the coding sequence GTGACAACGCCTTCGACACTGGACACGAGTACGGTCGCCACGGCGGTCGGGCCGCTGACGCTGATCGCCGACCCGGACGGGGCGCTACGGGCCGCCGGGTTCACCGCCGACCCGGACGACCTGCTCGCCCTGGTCCACCCCGACCTGCGCGGGCCGGTGCGCCGCCGGGCCGACCTCGGCGACGTCACCCGCGCCGTACGGTCCTACCTGTCCGGTGAGCTGACCGCGATCGACCAGCTCACGGTCTGTCAGCACGGCGGCCCGTTCCAGCGCACCGCCTGGTCGGCGCTGCGTGAGGTGAAGCCCGGCGAGCCGGTCAGCTATACGGCGTTCGCCCTGCGCTCCGGCCGTCCAGCAGCGGTCCGGGCGGCGGCCGGCGCCTGCGCCCGCAACGCGGTCGCGCTGGTGGTCCCCTGTCACCGGGTGCTACGCGGCGACGGCACGCTGGGCGGCTACCGATGGGGTCTGCCGATCAAGAAGTGGCTGCTCGACCATGAATCGCAGGTGACCTTCGCGGGGCAGTGA
- a CDS encoding AlkA N-terminal domain-containing protein, whose product MELDFERCYRVVDSRDQRFDGWFYTGVTSTGIYCRPSCPAVTPKRHNVRFFASAAAAQQAGLRACRRCHPDATPGSPDWDRRADLVGRAMRLIGDGVVDRDGVPGLARRLGYTERHLTRVLTEQVGAGPLALARAQRAQTARILVERTALTVAEIAFAAGFGSVRQFNDTFRTVYGGPPSTLRGRVRPGAPDRAGVITVRLAFRRPMAVDAVLGFLADRAVPGVESADGGGYRRALRLPYGAGTVALTPHDGFLAAALHLADLRDLAPAVSRCRRLFDLDADPAAVDAVLGADPALAAAVAAEPGVRVPGAVDGFELAVRAVVGQQISVSAARRVLARLCAATASRTAPPATGSTGSRTAAPADGLAPFPGPDDLLALPDDAFAMPAARRGTLRALAAGVADGGIGLDPGSDRAELSHRLTALPGIGPWTAGYVAMRALGDPDVLLGTDLGVRRGAAALGLPASPADLTAHAEHWRPWRSYANLRLWRSATPTKSTSE is encoded by the coding sequence ATGGAGCTCGACTTCGAGCGGTGCTACCGGGTGGTGGACAGCCGCGACCAGCGCTTCGACGGCTGGTTCTACACCGGCGTGACGTCGACCGGCATCTACTGCCGGCCGTCCTGCCCGGCGGTCACCCCGAAGCGGCACAACGTCCGGTTCTTTGCGTCAGCGGCCGCCGCGCAACAGGCCGGGCTGCGCGCCTGCCGACGCTGTCACCCCGACGCCACCCCGGGTTCGCCCGACTGGGACCGCCGCGCCGACCTGGTCGGCCGGGCGATGCGGTTGATCGGCGACGGGGTGGTGGACCGCGACGGCGTGCCAGGGCTGGCCCGCCGGCTCGGCTACACCGAACGGCATCTCACCCGGGTGCTGACCGAGCAGGTGGGTGCCGGCCCGCTGGCGTTGGCCAGGGCGCAGCGTGCGCAGACGGCCCGGATCCTGGTGGAGCGGACCGCCCTGACCGTCGCCGAGATCGCGTTCGCGGCCGGGTTCGGCAGCGTACGGCAGTTCAACGACACGTTCCGGACGGTGTACGGCGGCCCGCCGTCGACGCTGCGCGGCCGCGTACGGCCCGGTGCGCCCGACCGGGCCGGGGTGATCACCGTACGGCTGGCCTTCCGTCGGCCGATGGCGGTCGACGCCGTACTCGGATTCCTGGCCGACCGGGCGGTGCCCGGCGTGGAGTCCGCCGACGGCGGCGGATACCGGCGTGCGCTGCGGTTGCCGTACGGTGCCGGCACGGTGGCGCTCACCCCGCACGACGGCTTCCTCGCCGCCGCGTTGCACCTCGCCGACCTGCGCGATCTGGCACCGGCGGTGTCCCGCTGCCGCCGGCTGTTCGACCTGGACGCCGATCCGGCGGCGGTGGACGCCGTGCTGGGCGCCGATCCGGCGTTGGCCGCTGCCGTCGCAGCCGAGCCCGGGGTCCGGGTGCCGGGCGCGGTGGACGGCTTCGAACTGGCGGTACGGGCCGTGGTCGGGCAGCAGATCTCGGTGTCCGCCGCCCGCCGGGTGCTGGCCCGCCTCTGCGCGGCGACCGCGTCGAGAACAGCCCCACCCGCGACCGGGTCAACCGGGTCGCGAACAGCGGCGCCTGCGGACGGCCTGGCGCCGTTCCCGGGCCCGGACGACCTGCTCGCCCTGCCCGACGACGCCTTCGCGATGCCGGCCGCCCGGCGCGGCACGCTACGCGCGCTGGCCGCCGGGGTCGCCGACGGCGGCATCGGACTCGACCCGGGCAGCGACCGGGCCGAGCTGTCGCACCGGCTCACCGCGCTGCCCGGCATCGGCCCGTGGACCGCCGGTTACGTGGCGATGCGGGCGCTCGGCGACCCGGACGTGCTGCTCGGCACCGACCTGGGGGTACGGCGCGGCGCGGCGGCGCTGGGCCTGCCCGCCTCCCCCGCCGACCTGACCGCCCACGCCGAGCACTGGCGGCCCTGGCGGTCCTACGCCAACCTGCGGCTGTGGCGGTCCGCCACGCCAACGAAATCTACATCGGAGTGA